One window from the genome of Pseudonocardia hierapolitana encodes:
- a CDS encoding cation:proton antiporter regulatory subunit — translation MNVEVTPLPGIGVRKDFALRNGRRIGVVTHRDGKIDLIVSKSDDPDACLAELPLTAEEAGALANLLGAPQLVAQLSEEHRDLPGIHTRQIPVGTPFDGRTLGDTALRTRTGVSVVAVMRAGQVHPSPTPDFTLTAGDLMVTVGTSEGLDNAVKILKRG, via the coding sequence GTGAACGTCGAGGTGACGCCCCTGCCCGGAATCGGAGTGCGCAAGGACTTCGCCCTGCGCAACGGCCGGCGGATCGGCGTCGTCACCCACCGGGACGGCAAGATCGATCTGATCGTCTCCAAGTCCGACGACCCCGACGCGTGCCTCGCCGAGCTACCGCTCACCGCGGAGGAGGCGGGGGCGCTGGCCAACCTGCTCGGCGCCCCGCAGCTCGTCGCGCAGCTCAGCGAGGAGCACCGCGACCTCCCGGGCATCCACACCCGGCAGATCCCGGTCGGCACGCCGTTCGACGGCCGCACGCTGGGCGACACCGCCCTGCGCACCCGCACCGGCGTCTCCGTCGTCGCCGTGATGCGAGCGGGCCAGGTGCACCCGAGCCCGACGCCGGACTTCACCCTGACCGCGGGCGACCTCATGGTCACCGTCGGCACGTCGGAGGGGCTCGACAACGCTGTCAAGATCCTCAAGCGCGGCTAG
- a CDS encoding cation:proton antiporter, whose product MDSTALELIELGAVFFALGLLGRLAGRMGLSPIPLYLLGGLFFGTGGVIPLHGIESFTTIAGEVGVILLLLLLGLEYSATELIDGMRRSWTAGLLDIVLNAAPGVAVALILGWGPVGALVMGGVTYISSSGIVAKVLGDLGRLGNRETPVVLSILVFEDLVMALYLPILTAVLIGVTFVGALSAVGISVAVLAVVLVVALRYGRFVSAVVDSPDREVFLLKVLGLALLVAGFASAMQVSAAVGAFLLGIAISGSTAENATKLLEPLRDLFAAVFFVVFGLHTDPASIPPVLGWAVVLAIATTVTKLATGWWAAGRVGIGPLGRARAGAALIARGEFSIVIAGLAVAYAAVESELAALATTYVLLMAVIGPVAARLVEPAARWARARRPTTAPAPSAGN is encoded by the coding sequence ATGGACAGCACCGCTCTCGAGCTGATCGAGCTCGGGGCCGTCTTCTTCGCGCTCGGTCTCCTCGGCAGGCTCGCGGGCCGGATGGGCCTCTCCCCCATCCCGCTCTACCTGCTCGGCGGCCTGTTCTTCGGCACCGGCGGCGTCATCCCGCTGCACGGCATCGAGTCGTTCACGACGATCGCGGGTGAGGTCGGCGTCATCCTCCTGCTCCTGCTGCTCGGCCTGGAGTACTCGGCCACCGAACTGATCGACGGCATGCGCCGCTCCTGGACGGCGGGCCTGCTCGACATCGTGCTGAACGCCGCACCGGGCGTGGCGGTGGCGTTGATCCTCGGCTGGGGGCCGGTCGGGGCGCTCGTGATGGGCGGGGTCACCTACATCTCGTCGTCCGGCATCGTCGCGAAGGTCCTCGGCGACCTGGGCCGGCTCGGCAACCGCGAGACCCCGGTCGTGCTGTCGATCCTCGTGTTCGAGGACCTCGTGATGGCGCTGTACCTGCCGATCCTCACCGCGGTGCTGATCGGGGTGACCTTCGTGGGCGCGCTGAGCGCGGTGGGCATCTCGGTGGCCGTGCTCGCCGTCGTGCTCGTGGTCGCGCTGCGCTACGGACGGTTCGTCTCGGCCGTTGTCGACTCGCCCGACCGCGAGGTGTTCCTGCTCAAGGTGCTGGGCCTCGCGCTGCTGGTGGCGGGCTTCGCCTCGGCGATGCAGGTCTCGGCCGCGGTCGGCGCGTTCCTGCTTGGCATCGCGATCTCGGGCTCGACCGCCGAGAACGCCACCAAGCTCCTCGAACCGCTGCGCGACCTGTTCGCCGCCGTGTTCTTCGTGGTCTTCGGGCTGCACACCGACCCGGCGTCGATCCCACCCGTGCTCGGCTGGGCCGTCGTGCTCGCCATCGCGACGACGGTGACGAAGCTGGCCACCGGCTGGTGGGCGGCGGGACGGGTCGGCATCGGTCCGCTGGGACGGGCCCGCGCGGGCGCCGCGCTCATCGCTCGCGGGGAGTTCTCGATCGTCATCGCCGGGCTGGCCGTCGCGTACGCCGCGGTGGAGAGCGAGCTCGCGGCGCTCGCCACCACCTACGTGTTGCTGATGGCGGTGATCGGCCCAGTGGCGGCACGCCTGGTGGAGCCGGCGGCACGGTGGGCACGGGCCCGGCGCCCGACGACGGCTCCCGCTCCCTCAGCAGGCAACTGA